The proteins below are encoded in one region of Pseudonocardia sp. DSM 110487:
- a CDS encoding PQQ-binding-like beta-propeller repeat protein: MTITHAPHPTDPRSIGPYQVLGVLGVGGMGQVYLAAGPSGPVALKVVHPGLAADPRFRTRFAREVEASRLVRGPWTAAVVDADPDASTPWLATEYVPGVPLSRAIVTTGPLPPPAVAALAAHLARALTAIHEADLVHRDVKPGNVLLTADRPRMIDFGISRALDGTRMTSTGMAVGTPAFMSPEQADGSELTTASDLFSLGSVLVWAATGTGPFGEGNPVTLLRRILTAEPGLGALTGSVRELVAECLRRDPADRPAAAELAARLPPAPVGGGWLPPAVAALVPDPTRFAGPPAPPPLPARRVTRRGLLVGLGAVLATAAVGGAGAAAAGLFRGGSDPVTGGPARPLAPRWTYPTGGPVSCMAAGDGVVYAAGADAVAHTVDVRTGHARWTYSLRGGGSRHVPAVVDGTVYIDDDRLTVYALDATGALRWEADGRLIAASAGIVFASTTDGTSRDQVTGYDAATGGVRWNSPVEDALGMAFALDNPGATSDGRVHVGLENALRTLDAATGKTLWEQPLPDLATVTAGSSTVYGTGGAATADSVLVAFDAATGRERWRRAVEDRYGEIAVHDGTVYVDGGHGVGLSALDAETGEPRWELGRGTPFTRAMYGTAPVVAGDTCYIGGIRIGGLDADPAFTLFAHDTATGEERWSVDLALDTGYTASIALVGDTVVLGSERFDATSGAIAAIA, encoded by the coding sequence ATGACGATCACGCATGCGCCACACCCCACCGACCCGCGCTCCATCGGCCCGTACCAGGTGCTCGGCGTGCTCGGCGTCGGCGGCATGGGCCAGGTCTACCTCGCGGCCGGGCCATCGGGACCCGTCGCGCTGAAGGTGGTGCATCCCGGGCTCGCCGCCGACCCGCGGTTCCGGACGCGCTTCGCGCGGGAGGTCGAGGCCAGTCGCCTGGTACGCGGCCCGTGGACAGCGGCCGTCGTGGACGCCGACCCGGACGCGAGCACGCCGTGGCTGGCCACCGAGTACGTCCCGGGCGTGCCGCTGAGCCGTGCGATCGTCACGACGGGCCCGCTCCCGCCACCGGCCGTCGCCGCGCTCGCGGCGCACCTGGCCCGCGCACTGACCGCGATCCACGAGGCCGATCTCGTGCACCGCGATGTCAAGCCCGGGAACGTCCTGCTCACCGCCGATCGGCCCAGGATGATCGACTTCGGCATCTCCAGAGCACTCGACGGCACGCGCATGACGAGCACCGGCATGGCGGTGGGCACTCCGGCGTTCATGTCCCCCGAGCAGGCCGACGGCAGCGAGCTCACCACTGCATCGGACCTGTTCTCGCTCGGGTCGGTGCTCGTGTGGGCCGCGACCGGAACAGGGCCCTTCGGCGAGGGCAACCCGGTCACGCTCCTGCGTCGGATCCTCACCGCGGAACCGGGTCTTGGTGCGCTGACCGGATCGGTCCGCGAGCTGGTGGCCGAGTGCCTGCGGCGGGACCCGGCGGACCGGCCGGCCGCTGCCGAACTGGCCGCCCGCCTGCCGCCCGCGCCGGTCGGAGGTGGGTGGCTCCCGCCCGCCGTCGCCGCGCTCGTTCCGGACCCCACCCGGTTCGCGGGGCCGCCTGCGCCCCCGCCGCTGCCCGCTCGCCGGGTGACGCGACGCGGCCTGCTGGTCGGGTTGGGCGCCGTACTGGCGACGGCGGCGGTCGGCGGCGCCGGGGCCGCGGCCGCCGGGCTGTTCCGCGGCGGCTCCGACCCGGTCACCGGCGGCCCGGCCAGGCCGCTCGCTCCGCGGTGGACCTACCCCACCGGCGGACCGGTGAGTTGCATGGCCGCGGGAGACGGTGTCGTCTACGCGGCGGGGGCGGACGCCGTGGCGCACACGGTCGACGTCCGCACCGGCCACGCCCGGTGGACGTACTCGCTGCGCGGAGGGGGCAGCCGCCACGTCCCCGCGGTCGTCGACGGCACCGTCTACATCGACGACGACCGGCTGACCGTGTACGCGCTCGACGCCACGGGTGCGTTGCGCTGGGAGGCCGACGGGCGGCTGATCGCGGCGAGTGCCGGGATCGTGTTCGCCAGCACCACCGACGGCACCTCCCGTGATCAGGTCACGGGCTACGACGCGGCCACCGGTGGGGTGCGGTGGAACTCACCGGTCGAGGACGCCCTCGGCATGGCCTTCGCCCTCGACAATCCCGGGGCCACCTCGGACGGTCGCGTGCACGTCGGGCTGGAGAACGCGCTGCGCACGCTCGATGCCGCCACCGGCAAGACGCTCTGGGAGCAGCCGCTTCCCGACCTGGCGACCGTCACGGCAGGCAGTTCGACCGTCTACGGAACGGGCGGCGCGGCGACCGCGGACTCCGTCCTCGTGGCGTTCGACGCCGCCACCGGTCGCGAACGCTGGCGCCGGGCCGTCGAGGACCGGTACGGCGAGATCGCGGTCCACGACGGAACGGTGTACGTCGACGGAGGCCACGGCGTCGGCCTGTCGGCGCTGGACGCGGAGACCGGCGAGCCCCGATGGGAGCTCGGGAGGGGCACGCCTTTCACCCGCGCGATGTACGGCACGGCTCCCGTCGTCGCGGGCGACACCTGCTACATCGGCGGCATCCGCATCGGCGGACTCGACGCCGACCCCGCGTTCACGCTGTTCGCCCACGACACCGCCACCGGCGAAGAGCGCTGGTCCGTCGACCTCGCCCTCGACACGGGCTACACCGCCTCCATCGCGCTCGTCGGCGACACGGTCGTGCTCGGCTCCGAGCGATTCGACGCCACCTCGGGCGCGATCGCGGCCATCGCCTGA
- a CDS encoding IS630 family transposase, with translation MARTGRPTAKLELSDDERETLQRWARRPKSAQALALRAKIVLACAEGATNKAVATEFSVTPQMVGKWRARFVADRLAGLSDEDRPGRPRTITDAHVEQVVIATLEQAPPDEGTHWSTRMMAARTGLTQTAVSRIWRAFELKPHKVDYWKLSTDPHFVDKLYDVVGLYLDPPERAVVLCVDEKSQVQALDRSAPVLPMMPANPQRQTHTYIRPVDQRGTTSLFAALDVANGHVHASLQRRHRATEFREFLAQLDRDVPAEHDVHLILDNYATHKTPEIRRWLARHPRFHLHFTPTSSSWLNLVERLFAELTTRMLRRGVHRNVAELEADIRTWIKHWNDDPKPYVWTKTAEQILDSIGAYCQRLLKLTNDSGN, from the coding sequence ATGGCGAGGACGGGGCGACCGACCGCGAAGCTGGAGCTGTCCGACGACGAACGCGAGACGCTGCAGCGGTGGGCGCGCCGTCCGAAGAGTGCGCAGGCGCTCGCGCTTCGGGCCAAGATCGTGTTGGCGTGCGCTGAGGGCGCGACGAACAAGGCGGTGGCCACCGAGTTTTCGGTGACCCCACAGATGGTGGGCAAGTGGCGGGCCCGGTTCGTGGCCGACCGGCTGGCCGGGCTGTCCGATGAGGATCGGCCGGGCCGGCCGCGCACGATCACCGACGCCCACGTCGAGCAGGTCGTGATCGCCACTCTGGAACAGGCCCCGCCGGACGAGGGCACGCACTGGTCGACCCGGATGATGGCGGCCCGCACCGGGCTGACCCAGACCGCGGTGTCACGCATCTGGCGGGCGTTCGAGCTCAAACCGCACAAGGTCGACTACTGGAAGCTGTCCACCGACCCGCACTTCGTGGACAAGCTCTACGACGTCGTCGGCCTGTACCTCGATCCGCCCGAGCGCGCTGTGGTGCTGTGCGTGGACGAGAAGAGCCAGGTCCAGGCCCTGGACCGGTCCGCGCCGGTGCTACCGATGATGCCCGCCAACCCGCAGCGCCAGACCCACACCTACATCCGCCCTGTAGATCAGCGCGGCACCACCAGCCTGTTCGCCGCACTCGACGTGGCCAACGGCCATGTCCACGCCAGCCTGCAGCGGCGTCACCGCGCCACCGAGTTCCGCGAGTTCCTCGCCCAGCTCGACCGCGACGTCCCCGCAGAGCACGACGTGCACCTCATCCTGGACAACTACGCCACCCACAAGACCCCCGAGATCCGCCGCTGGCTGGCCCGCCACCCCCGCTTCCACCTGCACTTCACCCCGACCAGCAGCTCCTGGCTCAACCTCGTCGAACGCCTCTTCGCCGAACTCACCACCCGAATGCTGCGACGCGGCGTCCACCGCAACGTCGCCGAACTCGAAGCCGACATCCGCACCTGGATCAAGCACTGGAACGACGACCCCAAGCCCTACGTCTGGACCAAGACCGCCGAACAGATCCTCGACTCGATCGGCGCCTACTGCCAACGACTTCTTAAGCTAACTAACGACTCAGGAAACTAG
- a CDS encoding DUF2461 domain-containing protein, giving the protein MSFTGFGEAVVEFYDGLIADNSKVYWTDKRAVYEADVREPMQALLAALEPEFGAGKIFRPYRDVRFSNDKTPYKTHCGATVGPFYVQVGSDGLMVAGGYYRMAPDQLARYRTAVADDRRGGDLEKRIATMQGLTLAGETLKTRPKGFDADHPRIDLLRHKGLYAWRAWEPDDVLHEPGTLDRVASTWRELRPLTEWLADHVGPSEQPRR; this is encoded by the coding sequence ATGAGCTTCACGGGTTTCGGTGAGGCCGTCGTCGAGTTCTACGACGGGCTGATCGCCGACAACTCGAAGGTCTACTGGACCGACAAGCGCGCCGTGTACGAGGCGGACGTCCGTGAGCCGATGCAGGCGCTGCTCGCCGCGCTGGAGCCCGAGTTCGGCGCCGGCAAGATCTTCCGGCCGTACCGCGACGTCCGGTTCTCGAACGACAAGACCCCGTACAAGACGCACTGCGGCGCCACGGTCGGGCCGTTCTACGTGCAGGTCGGCTCAGACGGCCTGATGGTCGCCGGCGGCTACTACCGGATGGCGCCCGACCAGCTCGCCCGCTACCGCACGGCCGTGGCCGACGACCGCCGCGGCGGCGACCTCGAGAAGAGGATCGCCACGATGCAGGGGCTGACCCTCGCGGGGGAGACCCTCAAGACCCGCCCCAAGGGCTTCGACGCGGATCACCCGCGCATCGACCTGCTGCGGCACAAGGGCCTCTACGCGTGGCGCGCCTGGGAGCCCGACGACGTGCTGCACGAGCCGGGCACCCTCGACCGGGTGGCGAGCACGTGGCGGGAGCTGCGGCCCCTCACGGAGTGGCTCGCCGATCACGTGGGGCCGAGCGAGCAGCCGCGGCGCTAG
- the lgt gene encoding prolipoprotein diacylglyceryl transferase, whose protein sequence is MSSAVVTVLANIPSPDRGVWMLGPIPIRAYALCIIAGIVVAVLWGERRFVARGGQQGTVTDVAVFAVPFGLVGGRVYHVMTDWQTYFGPGGDPLGALRIWEGGLGIWGAVALGAVGAWIGCRRHGVPLGFFADAVAPGIVAAQAIGRLGNWFNQELYGAPTTLPWGLEIYDRVDPATGLPDALGGVALNHTPVQVVHPTFLYELLWNLAVAGLVVWADRRFRLGHGRAFALYVAGYTAGRFWIEQMRTDHATRVFGDIRINVVVSVLVFAAAVLYIALVRKPREVLDGAATPAEPAPDADSDSPAQETKAEGTEDAKDEDAKDQDAKDQDALEEDATDKDAGDRHTAEVGDRTP, encoded by the coding sequence GTGAGTTCTGCCGTCGTCACCGTGCTGGCGAACATCCCGAGTCCGGACCGCGGTGTCTGGATGCTCGGCCCGATCCCGATCCGCGCCTACGCGCTCTGCATCATCGCCGGCATCGTCGTCGCGGTGCTGTGGGGTGAGCGGCGCTTCGTGGCGCGCGGCGGGCAGCAGGGCACCGTCACGGACGTCGCCGTGTTCGCGGTCCCGTTCGGGCTGGTCGGTGGCCGCGTCTACCACGTGATGACCGACTGGCAGACCTACTTCGGCCCGGGCGGTGACCCCTTGGGCGCTCTCCGGATCTGGGAGGGTGGCCTCGGGATCTGGGGTGCGGTCGCCCTGGGCGCCGTCGGGGCCTGGATCGGGTGCAGGCGCCACGGCGTGCCGCTCGGGTTCTTCGCCGACGCGGTGGCGCCGGGCATCGTCGCGGCCCAGGCGATCGGCCGGCTCGGCAACTGGTTCAACCAGGAGCTCTACGGCGCGCCCACCACGCTGCCGTGGGGGCTGGAGATCTACGACCGGGTCGACCCCGCCACCGGGCTCCCCGACGCCCTCGGCGGCGTCGCGCTGAACCACACGCCCGTCCAGGTGGTGCACCCGACCTTCCTGTACGAGCTGCTGTGGAACCTCGCCGTCGCCGGGCTCGTGGTGTGGGCCGACCGCCGGTTCCGGCTCGGCCACGGCCGCGCGTTCGCGCTGTACGTCGCGGGCTACACCGCGGGCCGGTTCTGGATCGAGCAGATGCGCACCGACCACGCCACCCGCGTGTTCGGCGACATCCGGATCAACGTCGTCGTCTCCGTGCTGGTGTTCGCGGCGGCGGTGCTCTACATCGCGCTCGTCCGCAAGCCCCGTGAGGTGCTCGACGGCGCGGCGACGCCCGCCGAGCCCGCGCCGGACGCCGACTCCGACTCGCCTGCCCAGGAGACGAAGGCGGAGGGTACGGAGGACGCGAAGGACGAGGACGCGAAGGACCAGGACGCGAAGGACCAGGACGCCCTGGAAGAGGACGCCACGGACAAGGACGCGGGGGACAGGCACACAGCCGAGGTGGGGGACCGCACACCATGA
- a CDS encoding SDR family oxidoreductase, with amino-acid sequence MRVFVTGASGWIGSAVVPELLAAGHQVLGLARSDTAAASVAALGAAVLRGGLDDLDSLRAGAEASDGIVHLAYHHDFSQMERAAQLDLHAIDAMGAVLQGTDRPLLIASGFAGFPAGRVATERDLPDPSGYARIASAQAVLALADRGVRSSVVRFAPTVHGAGDHGFVATLVGIARDKGVSAYIGDGANRWPAVHQLDAAALVRLAVDRAPAGSVLHAVAEQGVPTRDIAEAIGQGLDIPVVSVPADRASDHFGWIGRFFGADFPASNDLTRALLGWEPTRHGLLTDLKQGHYFAAG; translated from the coding sequence ATGCGCGTCTTCGTTACCGGGGCATCCGGCTGGATCGGCTCGGCCGTCGTGCCCGAGCTGCTCGCTGCCGGACACCAGGTCCTCGGTCTTGCTCGTTCGGACACCGCGGCGGCGTCGGTCGCCGCGCTCGGGGCAGCGGTGCTTCGCGGCGGTCTCGACGATCTCGACAGCCTCCGCGCGGGTGCGGAGGCGTCGGACGGGATCGTCCACCTCGCCTACCATCACGACTTCTCGCAGATGGAGCGGGCTGCCCAGCTGGACCTGCACGCGATCGATGCGATGGGGGCGGTCCTCCAGGGCACGGACCGGCCGCTCCTGATCGCCTCCGGGTTCGCCGGGTTCCCCGCCGGACGCGTCGCCACCGAGCGCGACCTGCCGGACCCGAGCGGCTACGCGCGGATCGCGAGCGCGCAGGCGGTGCTCGCGCTGGCCGACCGGGGCGTGCGCTCGTCGGTCGTGCGGTTCGCGCCGACGGTCCACGGCGCGGGTGATCACGGCTTCGTCGCAACCCTCGTCGGCATCGCCCGGGACAAGGGCGTCTCCGCCTACATCGGGGACGGCGCGAACCGCTGGCCCGCGGTGCACCAGCTCGACGCCGCGGCGCTCGTCCGCCTCGCGGTCGACCGCGCTCCCGCCGGCTCGGTCCTGCACGCCGTCGCCGAGCAGGGCGTGCCCACCCGGGATATCGCCGAGGCGATCGGGCAGGGCCTCGACATACCGGTGGTGTCCGTCCCCGCCGACCGGGCGAGCGACCATTTCGGCTGGATCGGCCGGTTCTTCGGCGCCGACTTCCCCGCCTCGAACGACCTGACGCGCGCGCTGCTGGGATGGGAGCCCACGCGGCACGGTCTCCTCACGGACCTGAAGCAGGGTCACTACTTCGCAGCCGGCTGA
- a CDS encoding TetR/AcrR family transcriptional regulator, which translates to MGRWEPNASGRLRAAALELYVERGYEQTTVAEIAARAGLTARTFFRHFADKREVLFAGSPLQDTLVSALDDAPGSASPMEAVAAALDAASEVLTDREFSQRRQLVINANAELQERELIKLATLSAALADGLRRRGVPDPTARLAAEAGIAVFRVTFERWLGEPEDRGLATVMRESFDELRALTAPGG; encoded by the coding sequence ATGGGTCGCTGGGAGCCGAACGCGAGCGGGCGGCTTCGCGCGGCCGCGCTGGAGCTCTACGTCGAGCGCGGCTACGAGCAGACCACCGTGGCCGAGATCGCCGCGCGTGCCGGGCTCACCGCAAGGACGTTCTTCCGGCACTTCGCCGACAAGCGCGAGGTGCTCTTCGCCGGCTCGCCGCTGCAGGACACGCTCGTGAGCGCCCTCGACGACGCCCCAGGCTCCGCGTCGCCGATGGAGGCCGTCGCGGCGGCCCTCGACGCCGCCTCCGAGGTGCTCACCGACCGCGAGTTCTCCCAGCGGCGCCAGCTCGTCATCAACGCCAACGCGGAGCTGCAGGAGCGTGAGCTGATCAAGCTGGCGACGCTCTCCGCGGCGCTGGCCGATGGGCTGCGCCGACGCGGCGTCCCCGACCCGACAGCACGGCTGGCGGCCGAGGCCGGGATCGCGGTGTTCCGCGTGACGTTCGAGCGCTGGCTCGGCGAGCCGGAGGACCGGGGTCTGGCGACGGTCATGCGCGAGTCGTTCGACGAGCTGAGGGCCCTCACCGCCCCTGGCGGATGA
- the trpA gene encoding tryptophan synthase subunit alpha translates to MSAVQKIFEAARAEGRGALVGYLPAGYPTVDRSVELLTAMAEGGCDLLEVGIPYSDPVMDGPTVQAAADTALRAGFRLRDVFSVVERISAAGGRAVVMTYYNPVLRYGVDAFARDLAAAGGLGLITPDLIPDEAEEWLAASEAHGLDRTFLVSPSSTEERIASTAAATRGFLYATSTMGVTGARDAVASSAPTLVARCRAHTSLPIAVGLGVRSADQAAEVAGFADGVIVGSAFVTAAENGGAGGVRALAQELAGGVRRAPQPA, encoded by the coding sequence ATGAGTGCCGTCCAGAAGATCTTCGAGGCCGCGCGGGCGGAGGGCCGGGGTGCCCTCGTCGGGTACCTGCCGGCCGGTTACCCCACCGTCGACCGATCCGTCGAACTGCTCACCGCGATGGCCGAGGGCGGCTGTGACCTGCTCGAGGTCGGCATCCCGTACTCGGACCCGGTGATGGACGGCCCCACGGTCCAGGCGGCCGCCGACACCGCCCTGCGGGCCGGCTTCCGGCTGCGCGACGTGTTCTCGGTCGTCGAACGGATCAGCGCCGCGGGCGGCAGGGCGGTCGTGATGACCTACTACAACCCGGTGCTGCGCTACGGCGTCGACGCGTTCGCCCGTGACCTCGCCGCTGCCGGCGGGCTCGGCCTGATCACGCCCGACCTGATCCCCGACGAGGCCGAGGAGTGGCTCGCCGCCTCCGAGGCGCACGGCCTGGACCGGACCTTCCTGGTCTCGCCCTCGTCCACGGAGGAGCGGATCGCGTCCACCGCGGCCGCGACCCGCGGTTTCCTCTACGCCACCTCCACGATGGGCGTCACCGGTGCTCGCGACGCCGTCGCGAGCAGCGCCCCCACGCTCGTGGCCCGGTGCCGCGCGCACACGTCGCTCCCGATCGCGGTCGGGCTCGGTGTCCGGTCGGCCGACCAGGCCGCGGAGGTCGCGGGATTCGCCGACGGCGTCATCGTCGGCTCCGCGTTCGTCACGGCGGCGGAGAACGGCGGTGCCGGCGGCGTGCGCGCGCTGGCGCAGGAGCTGGCGGGCGGCGTGCGCCGCGCCCCGCAGCCGGCCTGA
- the trpB gene encoding tryptophan synthase subunit beta, whose amino-acid sequence MSTHSKASDGVAHPSEHEPDERGHFGRYGGRFVPEALIAALDELTTVYEKARGDRDFLDELDRLHRDYTGRPSPLTDAPKLGEHAGGARILLKREDLNHTGSHKINNVLGQALLTKRMGKKRVIAETGAGQHGVATATACALLGLECVVYMGEVDTERQALNVARMRLLGAKVVPVKTGSRTLKDAINEALRDWVTNVEDTHYLLGTAAGPHPFPTMVRDLHRIIGLEAREQVLERVGRLPDVVAACVGGGSNAIGIFHAFLDDPGVRLVGLEPGGDGVETGRHGATLTAGSPGALHGALSYLLQDEDGQTAESHSISAGLDYPGVGPEHALLKDIGRAEYRPITDAEAMDAFALLSRTEGIIPAIESAHAVAGALKLGQELGPEAVILVNLSGRGDKDVDTAAKWFGMISDEESAEDASGTAIAEASLTEGPPR is encoded by the coding sequence GTGAGTACGCACAGCAAGGCGAGCGACGGGGTGGCGCACCCGTCGGAGCACGAGCCGGACGAGCGGGGCCACTTCGGTCGCTACGGCGGCCGGTTCGTGCCGGAGGCGCTGATCGCGGCCCTTGACGAGCTCACAACCGTGTACGAGAAGGCCCGCGGTGACCGGGATTTCCTCGACGAGCTCGACCGCCTGCACCGCGACTACACCGGTCGCCCGTCACCCCTGACCGACGCGCCCAAGCTGGGCGAGCACGCAGGCGGCGCGCGGATCCTGCTCAAGCGCGAGGACCTCAACCACACCGGCTCGCACAAGATCAACAATGTGCTCGGGCAGGCGCTGCTCACCAAGCGGATGGGCAAGAAGCGCGTGATCGCCGAGACCGGCGCGGGCCAGCACGGCGTCGCGACCGCCACGGCCTGCGCGCTGCTCGGCCTGGAGTGCGTCGTGTACATGGGCGAGGTCGACACCGAGCGGCAGGCCCTCAACGTCGCGCGGATGCGGCTGCTCGGCGCGAAGGTGGTGCCGGTGAAGACCGGTTCCCGCACGCTGAAGGACGCGATCAACGAGGCGCTGCGCGACTGGGTCACCAACGTCGAGGACACCCACTACCTGCTCGGTACGGCCGCGGGCCCGCACCCGTTCCCGACGATGGTGCGCGACCTGCACCGGATCATCGGCCTGGAGGCGCGCGAGCAGGTCCTCGAACGCGTCGGGCGGCTGCCGGACGTCGTGGCCGCGTGCGTGGGCGGCGGTTCCAACGCGATCGGGATCTTCCACGCGTTCCTCGACGATCCCGGCGTGCGGCTGGTGGGCCTCGAGCCGGGCGGTGACGGCGTGGAGACCGGGCGGCACGGCGCCACCCTGACCGCGGGCTCCCCGGGCGCGCTGCACGGCGCGCTGTCCTACCTGCTGCAGGACGAGGACGGGCAGACCGCCGAGTCGCACTCGATCTCCGCGGGGCTCGACTACCCCGGTGTCGGGCCGGAGCACGCGCTGCTCAAGGACATCGGCCGGGCCGAGTACCGCCCGATCACCGACGCCGAGGCGATGGACGCGTTCGCGCTCCTCTCGCGCACGGAGGGGATCATCCCGGCCATCGAGTCGGCCCACGCCGTGGCCGGCGCGCTGAAGCTCGGCCAGGAGCTCGGGCCCGAGGCGGTGATCCTCGTGAACCTGTCGGGGCGCGGGGACAAGGACGTCGATACGGCGGCCAAGTGGTTCGGCATGATCTCCGACGAGGAGAGCGCCGAGGACGCGAGTGGCACCGCGATCGCGGAGGCCAGCCTGACGGAGGGGCCGCCGCGATGA
- the trpC gene encoding indole-3-glycerol phosphate synthase TrpC, giving the protein MTNGGASVLDSIVDGVRADLAAREAEVDFAEIKRRAAAAPPPRDVMAALRAPGIGVIAEVKRRSPSKGDLAEIADPSQLAASYAENGARVISVLTEGRRFGGSLADLAAVRAVVDVPVLRKDFVVSPYQVHEARAYGADLVLLIVAALEQNALDALLDRVESLGMTALVEVHTEEEADRALEAGAKVMGVNARNLHTLEVDRTIFGRIAPGLPTDVMRVAESGVRGPGDLLTYAGWGADAVLVGEGLVTSGDPGGAVRGLVAAGFHPSCSRMVR; this is encoded by the coding sequence ATGACGAACGGCGGAGCGAGTGTCCTCGATTCCATCGTTGACGGTGTCAGGGCCGATCTCGCGGCGCGTGAGGCCGAGGTCGACTTCGCGGAGATCAAGCGGCGGGCGGCCGCGGCCCCGCCCCCGCGGGATGTGATGGCCGCGCTGCGTGCCCCTGGTATCGGGGTGATCGCTGAGGTGAAGCGGCGGAGCCCGTCGAAGGGTGATCTGGCGGAGATCGCCGACCCGTCCCAGCTGGCCGCCTCGTACGCCGAGAACGGCGCGCGGGTGATCAGCGTGCTCACCGAGGGGCGCCGTTTCGGCGGGTCCCTCGCCGACCTCGCGGCGGTGCGCGCGGTGGTCGACGTGCCGGTGCTGCGCAAGGACTTCGTGGTGAGCCCCTACCAGGTGCACGAGGCGAGGGCGTACGGCGCCGACCTGGTGCTGCTGATCGTCGCCGCGCTGGAGCAGAACGCGCTCGACGCCCTGCTCGACCGGGTCGAGTCGCTCGGGATGACCGCGCTCGTCGAGGTGCACACCGAGGAGGAGGCCGACCGCGCCCTCGAGGCGGGCGCGAAGGTCATGGGGGTGAACGCGCGCAACCTGCACACGCTCGAGGTCGACCGGACGATCTTCGGACGGATCGCCCCCGGCCTGCCCACCGACGTGATGCGGGTGGCGGAGTCGGGCGTGCGCGGGCCGGGTGACCTGCTCACATACGCCGGGTGGGGTGCCGACGCCGTGCTCGTGGGCGAGGGCCTCGTCACCAGCGGCGACCCGGGCGGGGCGGTGCGCGGCCTGGTGGCTGCCGGCTTCCACCCGTCGTGTTCGAGAATGGTGCGGTGA
- a CDS encoding Trp biosynthesis-associated membrane protein: protein MTHRPDPRALGTACAGLALAAALLWAGSATVWYRVMPPGAAPVELTGAQVAPWLGGTALLALAGVAGVVATGGLLRRLVGVLLGLAGVGVLLFGVRALLMDPYATDASAASLPQPSAGVTVDELRYQPTDTTGAPMLAIAGAVLLLAVGIVVLVRERRLPRLGARYAAPGERRVERDPDRAAWQELDEGRDPSVDPAEAPPGDAGDDPGDGPRSEPV from the coding sequence GTGACCCATCGCCCGGATCCTCGCGCGCTCGGCACAGCGTGTGCCGGTCTCGCGCTGGCGGCTGCGCTGCTCTGGGCGGGGTCGGCCACCGTCTGGTATCGGGTGATGCCGCCTGGAGCGGCACCGGTGGAGCTCACGGGTGCGCAGGTGGCGCCGTGGCTGGGCGGCACCGCGTTGCTGGCGCTGGCCGGGGTGGCGGGCGTGGTGGCCACCGGCGGTCTGCTGCGCAGGCTGGTGGGCGTGCTGCTCGGGCTGGCCGGCGTCGGCGTGCTGCTGTTCGGTGTGCGGGCGCTGCTCATGGACCCGTACGCCACTGACGCATCCGCGGCGTCGCTGCCCCAGCCGTCGGCCGGCGTGACCGTGGACGAGCTGCGCTACCAGCCCACCGACACCACGGGCGCGCCGATGCTGGCGATCGCCGGGGCGGTCCTGCTGCTCGCCGTGGGGATCGTCGTGCTCGTGCGGGAGCGGCGGCTGCCGCGGCTCGGCGCACGGTATGCGGCGCCGGGGGAGCGGCGGGTGGAACGCGACCCGGATCGGGCCGCGTGGCAGGAGCTCGACGAGGGCCGTGACCCGTCGGTCGACCCCGCTGAGGCACCGCCCGGCGACGCGGGGGACGATCCTGGCGACGGGCCGCGAAGTGAGCCTGTCTAG